Proteins found in one Etheostoma spectabile isolate EspeVRDwgs_2016 unplaced genomic scaffold, UIUC_Espe_1.0 scaffold352, whole genome shotgun sequence genomic segment:
- the zgc:194312 gene encoding odorant receptor 131-2 — MSANNSTVSTTRVRDFTCVRFYVSTVSFSVLLFFNLIINWTIARVEQLRNQARFVLIFHLLVSALVHLGMSSVFYYQIHLDAQPVRSACLAMITILISSASNILLTLTVMALDRYCAVCHPMRYTSTCTAGRWPWLLGAFTWLVALIIPISLLLLQPDSEDTGYNGMCGREQLRKGQLQKVLFIALCALLILYSYARILMEGRRLGVLNRRNRTGCRTIALHGSQLAVYILPNFVNFVLTVLINRKLIQPETKELAAVVIFAFFSLAQCVAPVVYGLRKEELMEQLSHRFPCCSRYLKSVLGWTVHANWPHAQHIARERALTAQTIISLQVPQVPEQEETGPMSVRSSSNDLDSCPGDPDNA, encoded by the exons ATGTCAGCAAACAACAGCACGGTGTCGACAACACGGGTGAGGGACTTCACTTGCGTGCGTTTTTACGTGTCCACCGTGTCCTTCTCGGTGCTCCTCTTCTTCAACCTTATCATCAACTGGACCATAGCTCGCGTGGAGCAGCTCCGGAATCAGGCCCGCTTTGTGTTGATTTTCCACCTGCTGGTATCCGCCCTGGTTCACCTGGGGATGAGCAGTGTCTTCTACTACCAGATCCACCTGGACGCACAGCCGGTCCGCTCCGCCTGCCTGGCCATGATCACCATTTTGATCAGCAGCGCCTCAAACATCCTCCTGACGCTCACGGTGATGGCTCTGGACCGCTACTGCGCAGTGTGCCACCCGATGCGCTACACCTCCACCTGCACCGCGGGTCGCTGGCCCTGGCTACTGGGGGCGTTCACATGGCTCGTGGCTTTGATTATTCCCATCAGTCTGCTCCTCCTCCAACCGGATTCTGAGGATACCGGCTATAACGGTATGTGTGGCCGGGAGCAGTTGAGAAAAGGCCAGCTGCAGAAGGTGTTGTTCATAGCTTTGTGCGCGCTGCTCATACTGTACAGTTACGCGAGGATACTGATGGAGGGGCGACGTTTAGGGGTGCTGAATCGGCGCAACAGGACCGGGTGCAGGACAATCGCCTTGCACGGCAGTCAGCTGGCAGTTTACATCCTTCCTAACTTTGTAAACTTCGTCCTCACGGTGTTGATCAACCGGAAGCTCATTCAGCCAGAGACTAAAGAGCTGGCAGCCGTGGTCATCTTTGCTTTCTTCAGCTTAGCGCAATGTGTTGCGCCTGTTGTTTACGGCTTGCGTAAAGAGGAACTTATGGAGCAGTTGAGTCACAGGTTCCCCTGCTGTTCTCGATACCTGAAGAGTGTCCTCGGCTGGACTGTGCACGCCAACTGGCCACACGCACAACACATAGCACG GGAGCGAGCACTTACAGCACAGACGATCATCTCCCTACAGGTCCCGCAAGTCCCAGAGCAGGAGGAAACAGGGCCAATGTCAGTCAGGAGTTCCTCAAATGATTTAGACTCATGTCCAGGTGATCCAGACAATGCCTGA